The Verrucomicrobiota bacterium nucleotide sequence CCAAATCCACCAACCAATCGAACACCAGGCTGCGGCCCGGCTCCAGCGCGTGCAGCAGGCAGCATTCGACCTCATCGAGTTGGCCGCTTCGAAGGCAGCGGTCCAACGCCTGTAACAGCGTCGCAGTCTTTTCGCCGTAGAAGGCGAACGGCGTAACCCAAAGGCAAGGAAAACCGCTCACGTAATCCACGAGCGCGACGAGGGGGGCGTTGGGCGCTGGCGCGGCCCTTAGGCGCAAGGGGCGGGGCCGGCCCGCCATGGCTTGGTCCAAGCCCCACAGGATGAGCCTCGCCAGGGTTTCCGATGTTATCTCGCCGCGCATCGCGCCTCGGTTTAGCAATTCCTGAACGCCAGGAACAAGGAAACAGCCAAAGGAAAGTTGGGGGGGAACTTCAGCGCCGGCGAGAAGCCCCGGCGAAAGGTATGGCCTCCCTTTTACGGGTCTGCTATGCACGGGGCCGCCATGGACCTCACCCCCGAACAGCTCCGCATTGCTTCCCGGATCGACGCTCAGGCCCAAACCCTCATGTCGGCCGGTCACGATGACCTTGCCATCGTGGCGGCCATGCTTGAGCACCTGCCCGATTTTAAACGGCTGCTGGACGCCGGCCAAGGCGTCATGGATGAACTGTGCCGGCGGTTTTTCTGGTTCTTTCGCTACGCGAAAGCCTTGGAACGGGTGGCCGCCGGCCTTCAATCCGGGGCCATCACGTGCCCGCGCTAAACGGCCCACGGCCGCCGGCTTGGCGGATCTCGGGGGGAGATGCCGCTTACCGCTTCTCGAGCCTCACGGGTCGGCCTGGAGCCCACGGGCGCCTTCGCGTGCGTGCGCGCCTAAAGGCCGTCTTGGGCTTTTCTAATCCCGACGACCCGGAGGGCTCGGGCGTAGGGGCGTTGCGCTTTAGATTGCGGGGTTATTGACCCCACGGGCCCGCGCGACGGCGCGGGATCTAAAAACCTGGGGCTCTAGCGGACGCTCCCGCCAACCGCCGAGAATGGGCCAGCGGAGTGCTGCTCGTCGGAGGCGGTGGTCAATAACCCCCCTTGGGGTGCTCGACAAACCACCGGAGAACCCCTTTCGGCGCTGGTAGCCGGCTTTCCGCCCGGCAGGGCAGCCGGCCAAGGCAGCGGCCTGACCCCGCGTACCCTCCCGCTCTGCTTATTCGCCCCGACTGGTGCGAAAGTCCTTGCACTAATTATAAAAAATA carries:
- a CDS encoding arylsulfatase regulator, with translation MDLTPEQLRIASRIDAQAQTLMSAGHDDLAIVAAMLEHLPDFKRLLDAGQGVMDELCRRFFWFFRYAKALERVAAGLQSGAITCPR